The following coding sequences lie in one Apium graveolens cultivar Ventura chromosome 1, ASM990537v1, whole genome shotgun sequence genomic window:
- the LOC141674724 gene encoding uncharacterized protein LOC141674724 isoform X1 — protein MEMQKTVSLLFLVCVIGVLTSSKFGYGNIIRGHRNKSCIKGERQALLLLKKSLNDSWANCLSSWTGDECCSWDGIECNNLTGHIIHLNLGSCSLKGLIPESIGNLTALKKLDLYDNLIEGYIPKSLGTVTSLSILDLSFNDMRGFIPKSFENLTALSEVDLSKNNFKGPIPEFIGSWPSLTSLDLSANNFQGLLPQSIGNLSSLTNFRIWTNKVNGSIPLGVGNLTALTDFMVNSNELTGCLPEAFCKLSKLETLDVSYNQLSGSIPECMGGLSNLYNLDLQSNSWEGFVSEQHFVNLTTLMYLYISSRSDLVLNISSSQWIPPFQLQDLYMDSVKVGPKFPQWLLTQRDIMYIKMRNASISGALLGVPNGLLTLDLSNNRLSGEIPTSLCNMTSLRVLLLPNNNFWGELPQCLGNLTTLIAFDVMNNNLSGNIPISLGSLESLIYLNLHNNKFQGKLPLSFQNLRTLVALDVGKNNLTDILPPWSGGLPFLKFLSLQSNNFYGRIPTHLCHHPSIQVLNLAKNQFTGNIPLCFGTFSIMKTGESDDTYPFMSGVDGETVIDDAKGNDLAYTTSLGFLFSINLSNNNLSGQIPEVLMDLHGLLYLNLAGNNLTGKIPDMIGNLHNLESLDLSRNKLYGSVPQSLSYLNFLSHLNLSFNDLSGRIPTGNQLQTLDDPSIYVGNNQLCGRPILKPCPGDMNSHNFQNNSKADFYSDDEHMWIYAGIGPGLLVGFLGVCASLHFIKSWRYSYFDYVEQVFNKIAVVIALLWKKLLNLM, from the exons ATGGAGATGCAAAAGACTGTGAGTTTATTGTTTCTTGTTTGTGTTATAGGTGTTCTGACAAGTTCAAAATTCGGTTATGGGAACATTATACGAGGACACCGGAATAAAAGTTGCATCAAGGGGGAAAGACAAGCATTGCTACTCCTTAAAAAGAGTCTAAATGATTCATGGGCGAATTGTTTGTCGTCGTGGACTGGTGATGAGTGTTGTTCATGGGATGGAATTGAATGCAACAACCTAACCGGCCACATTATCCATCTTAATCTTGGAAGTTGTAGTCTAAAAG GTTTAATTCCTGAATCAATAGGAAATCTGACTGCTCTTAAGAAACTTGATCTTTATGATAACTTGATTGAAGGTTACATCCCTAAATCTTTAGGGACGGTGACATCTCTTAGCATTCTTGATCTTTCATTCAATGATATGCGAGGTTTTATTCCCAAATCGTTCGAAAATTTGACTGCTCTTTCTGAAGTTGATCtatccaaaaataattttaaaggtCCAATCCCTGAATTTATAGGCTCTTGGCCATCTCTTACTTCTCTTGATCTTTCTGCTAATAATTTCCAAGGTTTGCTTCCTCAGTCCATAGGAAATTTATCATCTCTTACTAATTTTCGTATTTGGACAAATAAAGTTAATGGTTCCATTCCACTTGGGGTGGGCAATCTCACAGCACTTACAGACTTTATGGTAAACTCAAATGAACTAACTGGTTGTCTACCCGAGGCATTTTGTAAGTTGTCAAAGTTAGAAACCTTGGATGTCAGTTATAATCAGCTAAGTGGAAGCATTCCTGAATGCATGGGAGGATTGTCAAATCTTTACAATTTGGATCTTCAGTCTAATTCATGGGAGGGTTTTGTATCAGAACAACACTTTGTTAATCTCACGACGTTGATGTACTTGTATATTTCTTCAAGGTCTGACTTGGTGTTAAATATTAGTAGTTCCCAGTGGATTCCTCCATTTCAGCTCCAAGATTTATACATGGACTCTGTAAAAGTAGGGCCCAAGTTTCCCCAATGGCTACTAACACAGAGAGACATTATGTACATAAAGATGCGCAATGCAAGCATATCAGGTGCCTTATTAGGAGTTCCAAATGGTTTGCTTACATTAGACCTCTCAAACAACAGGTTGTCTGGTGAAATTCCCACATCTTTGTGCAATATGACATCCTTGAGGGTACTATTACTCCCCAACAACAACTTTTGGGGAGAGCTCCCCCAGTGTTTAGGAAACTTAACAACCTTGATAGCTTTCGATGTGATGAACAACAACCTCTCTGGTAATATTCCAATTTCCTTAGGTTCTTTGGAATCCCTTATTTATCTAAACTTGCACAACAACAAGTTTCAAGGAAAACTTCCTCTGTCATTCCAGAATCTGAGAACTCTGGTGGCACTCGACGTGGGAAAGAACAATTTGACTGATATCCTTCCCCCTTGGTCCGGTGGGCTACCTTTTCTTAAGTTTTTATCACTGCAGTCCAACAATTTCTATGGTAGAATTCCCACACATCTTTGCCACCATCCATCAATTCAAGTTTTGAACTTGGCAAAAAATCAATTCACAGGGAACATTCCCCTTTGTTTCGGCACTTTTAGTATCATGAAAACAGGTGAAAGTGATGATACTTATCCCTTCATGAGTGGGGTAGATGGTGAAACGGTCATCGATGATGCTAAAGGAAATGATCTAGCATATACCACTTCACTGGGGTTTCTGTTTTCCATTAACTTATCAAACAACAACCTCAGTGGACAGATTCCAGAAGTGTTGATGGATCTCCATGGCTTGTTGTATTTAAACTTGGCCGGTAATAATTTAACTGGGAAAATCCCTGATATGATTGGGAACCTGCATAACCTGGAATCTCTTGATCTCTCTAGAAATAAACTTTATGGTTCTGTTCCACAGAGTCTATCCTATTTAAACTTTTTAAGCCACTTAAACCTCTCCTTCAATGATTTATCTGGGAGAATACCCACAGGAAACCAACTCCAAACCCTTGACGATCCCTCCATTTATGTTGGCAACAATCAGCTCTGTGGTCGACCTATCCTCAAGCCCTGCCCTGGTGACATGAATTCACATAATTTTCAAAACAACAGTAAAGCTGATTTCTATTCAGATGATGAGCACATGTGGATTTACGCTGGGATAGGACCAGGTCTCTTGGTCGGCTTTTTGGGAGTCTGCGCTTCTTTGCATTTTATTAAGTCCTGGAGATATTCTTATTTTGACTATGTCGAACAGGTGTTCAACAAGATAGCGGTTGTCATTGCTTTGTTATGGAAGAAGCTTCTTAACTTAATGTAA